The following proteins are co-located in the Cydia pomonella isolate Wapato2018A chromosome 19, ilCydPomo1, whole genome shotgun sequence genome:
- the LOC133528649 gene encoding putative helicase mov-10-B.1: MQDSQYCDFCGVVDEVYEEHSELDHEDTPKHICNRILHQYKHKKKEFSRNRDGVIILGAANSLPLAGSDARITKEPPTDHHKVRIFAKPNQTVEFFFTITNDMKSEDLLVVGIQLAHPQPHFVMCDHEFIFGQDPHLLEPKSTIDTISITFAGADVGQYEMPIMFTFVRNSDGKSLIFIREMVVLVATERPQKFNAKSPYSNLDWTHAERFVVSTDHVPYNNLYKIPKLLKILLPAGLDEDALEKIEGPLDFKRQLRNVLITTRAIFDEGITKGNYMLYFHHLLWWEEIIARINLRKYNMTAVSLEKKGEVYLLEVPGLAENRPSLLRGDKVYIKLHGNNDIIFESVIKDMEESTIHIGNIDESFNAYYTPETLFDIRFMMSRVPHERAHVAVANVFERKQDSRLFPEPRKKDVKLKPIYKWYNPLIKNNEEQRLAVQHILSGTSRRAPYMVFGPPGTGKTMTIVEAIIQIVLYSSKNRVMVCTDSNMAADHIALMLLKYNKELNINNFILRANSQSRVWSVMPSELAPVSNGTKYENSYSVSNYALSSYRVVVTTLLHAAKYGTPRAQAQHKLQMSHLFIDEAAQASEPATLVPVTGLLAPAGLLVLAGDPMQLGPVCISRDAKDRGLGKSLMERLKTDYSNLYESDPNYITMLVKNFRNDPDILSLPNAMFYDDNLVPLAPEDPLSRRSILGLPGGERAVVFHAVNSREQRMGKAPSFFNEKELDMLKRYTKALIEHHNVRPVDIGVIAPYIRQVYKMKTWLMSSGYDEIEVGTVEAFQGKEKRVILVSTVRANCRLLDYDAKYGLGFLVDDKRFNVTLTRAKAKLVIIGNPTCLTRDKKWRRYMNHCKELNCYFGHECEQLERTSKILNEVAITRFNRCRISELLKPKPKDEKEKKK; encoded by the exons ATGCAGGACTCCCAGTACTGCGACTTCTGCGGAGTCGTGGACGAGGTCTACGAGGAGCACTCGGAGCTCGACCACGAGGATACGCCCAAGCACATCTGCAACCGGATACTGCACCAGTACAAGCACAAGAA GAAGGAGTTCAGCAGGAACAGGGATGGCGTGATCATCCTCGGGGCGGCAAACAGTCTCCCGCTTGCTGGCTCCGACGCCAGGATCACCAAGGAACCGCCCACTGACCACCACAAAGTCCGGATATTC GCGAAACCCAACCAAACGGTGGAGTTCTTCTTCACGATCACCAATGATATGAAGAGCGAAGACCTGCTGGTCGTCGGAATTCAGCTGGCGCACCCTCAACCGCATTTTGTCATGTGCGACCACGAGTTTATATTTGGACAGGATCCGCACCTTTTGGAACCTA AATCCACAATTGATACTATATCCATCACTTTTGCTGGCGCGGACGTGGGGCAGTACGAGATGCCTATCATGTTCACCTTTGTTAGAAATAGTGATGGCAAGAGTCTCATTTTTATCAGGGAAATG GTGGTTCTGGTGGCAACTGAGAGACCGCAGAAGTTTAACGCCAAGAGTCCTTACTCCAACCTAGACTGGACTCACGCCGAGCGCTTCGTCGTGTCCACGGATcatgt gccgTATAATAACTTATACAAAATACCTAAACTGCTTAAAATCTTGCTACCTGCTGGTTTGGATGAAGATGCCCTGGAGAAGATTGAGGGCCCCCTGGACTTCAAACGGCAATTGAGGAACGTGTTGATAACGACCAG GGCTATTTTTGATGAAGGAATAACCAAAGGCAACTATATGCTTTACTTCCACCATCTGCTCTGGTGGGAGGAGATCATTGCCAGGATCAATTTAAGG AAATATAATATGACTGCTGTTAGTCTAGAGAAGAAGGGTGAAGTTTATCTGCTTGAAGTGCCCGGTCTGGCTGAGAACCGTCCTTCCCTGTTACGTG GTGATAAAGTATACATAAAACTACATGGTAACAACGATATTATATTCGAGAGCGTAATAAAAGATATGGAAGAGAGCACTATTCACATCGGGAATATTGACGAAAG CTTCAACGCGTACTACACCCCAGAGACTCTGTTCGACATCCGATTCATGATGTCTCGCGTTCCGCACGAACGGGCGCATGTCGCAGTGGCTAACGTTTTTGAGAGGAAGCAGGACAGCAGGCTGTTCCCCGAGCCGAGGAAAAAGGATGTCAAGCTTAAACCGATCTATAA ATGGTACAACCCCCTGATCAAGAACAACGAAGAGCAACGCCTGGCCGTCCAGCACATCCTGTCGGGGACCTCGCGCCGCGCGCCCTACATGGTGTTCGGGCCGCCCGGCACCGGCAAGACCATGACCATCGTCGAGGCCATCATACAG ATAGTCCTATACAGCTCGAAGAACCGCGTGATGGTGTGCACAGATTCCAACATGGCGGCCGACCACATCGCGCTCATGCTGCTCAAATATAACAAGGAGCTTAACATTAACAACTTCATTCTGCGCGCTAACTCTCAGTCTAGGGTTTG GAGCGTGATGCCATCTGAATTGGCGCCTGTCTCCAACGGCACTAAATACGAGAACTCGTACTCCGTCAGCAATTATGCACTGTCTTCGTACCGCGTCGTTGTCACCACGCTGCTGCACGCCGCCAAATATGGAAC CCCCCGGGCGCAGGCTCAGCACAAGCTCCAGATGTCGCACCTGTTCATCGACGAGGCGGCCCAGGCCTCCGAGCCGGCAACCTTAGTGCCCGTGACGGGGCTGCTGGCGCCGGCCGGGCTGCTGGTGCTGGCCGGGGACCCCATGCAGCTCGGCCCCGTGTGTATCAGCCGGGACGCTAAGGACCGCGGGCTAG GTAAATCGCTGATGGAACGTCTGAAAACCGACTACTCGAACCTGTACGAATCGGACCCCAACTACATCACCATGTTGGTGAAGAACTTCCGGAACGACCCCGACATCCTGTCTCTGCCCAACGCCATGTTCTACGATGACAACCTGGTG CCCCTTGCCCCAGAAGACCCGCTGAGCCGCCGCAGCATCCTCGGGCTGCCGGGCGGCGAGCGGGCGGTGGTGTTCCACGCCGTCAACTCCCGCGAGCAGAGGATGGGCAAGGCTCCcag CTTCTTCAACGAGAAGGAGTTGGACATGCTGAAGAGGTACACGAAGGCTTTGATAGAACACCACAACGTCAGGCCGGTGGACATTGGCGTCATCGCTCCATACATCAGACAG GTGTACAAGATGAAAACATGGCTCATGAGCTCGGGCTACGATGAGATCGAAGTCGGCACCGTCGAAGCATTCCAAGGGAAGGAGAAACGAGTAATTCTCGTGTCCACCGTGCGCGCCAACTGCAGGCTCCTCGACTACGACGCTAAATACGGGCTCGGCTTCCTTGTTGACGACAAG AGATTCAACGTGACCTTAACCCGAGCCAAAGCCAAGCTGGTGATCATCGGCAACCCGACCTGCCTCACTCGAGACAAGAAGTGGCGCCGCTACATGAACCACTGCAAGGAACTCAACTGCTACTTCGGCCACGAGTGCGAGCAGCTCGAGAGGACCTCTAAGATCCTCAATGAG gTCGCGATCACCAGATTCAACAGGTGTCGCATCTCAGAGCTGCTAAAACCAAAGCCTAAAGATGAGAAGGAAAAGAAGAAGTAA